The Tautonia plasticadhaerens nucleotide sequence CCGTGCTGGCGGAGCGAATCGGCCAGCGAGGCGATCTCGTCCGCATCGAAGATCCGCCGGGGCTGGTACGGATTCGGGTCGATCTGGTCGACGGCCAGGTGGGCCAGCTCGGCGGCCTCGAGCGAGCCGGGCTCGAAGCCCCCCTCGTCGGTCCCGAGCAGCGCGGTCAGGCCGCGGCCGAGTCGCTTGGTGTTCTTAGTCACGATCGATGACCTCCAATGTCAGCTCGACGTAGGCCCGGGCCCCCCTGGCCCGAGGCGCGTAATCGAGGACGCTCAGGCCGTGGCTGGGCGCCTCGCTGATGGACACGTCACGCGGGATCACCGTGTCGAACACGGCGTCGTCGAAGTAGCCGCGCACCTCGTTGGCGACCTCGTTGGCCAGCTCCAGCTCGGGGTCGTGCATGGTGAGCACGATGCCGCCGATCTCCAGCCGCCGATTGTCCCGGGCCTTGGTCTGGCGCGCCAGCTCGATGATCTGCGAGAGCCCCTCCATCGCGAAGTATTCGCACTGGATCGGGATGTAGACCTCGGCCGACGCCCCCAGGCTCGCCCGGGTGAGCTGCCCGAGCGACGGCGGGCAGTCGATCAGGATGTAGTCGTAGGTGGAAAGCTCGGTGGTGAGCTGCTGCCTCAGCTCCGACGCCCGCTGGCGGTTCGAGGCCGAGAGGGCGTCGGCGTCGGCCAGGCTCTGCGACCCTGGCAGGACCGAGAGCCCCTCCTGGCCGGTCATCACGACCGTCTCGGCCAGCGGCTTGCCCGCCAGCAGCGGGTGCCTCCGGGCGGGCTCGACGCCCAGGCCGCTCGTGGCGTTGCACTGCGGGTCGACGTCGATGACCAGCGCCGACCTGCCCGCCTTGGCCAGCCCGGCCGCCAGGTTGATTGCGGTGGTCGTCTTGCCGACCCCGCCCTTCTGGTTGGCCACGCTGATGATCTTGGCCACGGTCGAGGATCCTCCCGCCTACCTGGGACCGGTCGGGCGGGCTCGGACGATCGCTCGATGGGGAGGGTTCGGCGGGGTTTCGGGCGTCCGTGCCCGCTCGGCGTTCGAGAAGAGACCAACGAGGAGATGATGCCGGGGCGTGCCGATCGCGATGGATCGGGCGGGAATGTAGCCGGGCCCCCCTGCCCTGTAAAGCTCAAGTGGCTCTCGACCGGTCGTCTCCGCTCAACGACCGGCGGAGTCGCTCCGCTTCGAGGCGGAGCGCGTCGCTCATCGAGACCGGGGCGAGCGGCACCGGGTCCAGCTCCCGCATCCCCTCGGGTAGCGCGGCGACTTGCTCGGCGCGATGGGCGCGGATTACGTCGAGCCGGGGCATTCCCCTGACGAGCGACCCGTCGCGGACGACCTGGGCCAGAAGCGGCTCCCCCGGGTGCGTCTCGTCGCATCGTGCGACGAGGTCGCCGAGGAGGAGGCCCCGTTCGTCCCGACGTCGGAAGACCTGCTTGGCCAGGGGGACGCTGGCCTTGTCCTTGCTCAGCTTGATCCGGCCCTCCCCGTCGATCGCCACGAGCTTGTAGACCATGCCGATCGAGGGGGCATCCCGGCTGGTGATCACCTCGGTCCCGACCCCGAAGACGTCGATCGGCGCATCGTTCTGGACGAGGCGGGCGATGGCCCACTCGTCGAGGTCGCCGCTCGCGACGATCCGGACCCCGGCCCGATCCGAGGCGTCGAGGATCGCCCTCGCCCCCCGGGAGAGCTGCAGCAGGTCCCCGCTGTCGAGCCGGACCCCCTGAATCGGCGGCTCGATCGCCGCGGCCCGGCGGACGCCCCCCAGCGTCTCGTACGTGTCGACCAGCATCGTGGCGGTGCCGCCGAAGTGGCGGGAGAATGCCTCGAAGGCGGCGCACTCGTCGCCGAAGGACTGGACCCAGGAATGGGCCATCGTGCCGACGGCGGGGATTCCCAGCCGCCGGGCGGCCTCGACGTGACTGGTCCCGTCGAACCCCGCGATGTAAGCCGATCGGGCGGCCAGGAGCGGGGCCATCGGCCCGTGGCCGCGACGGGCGCCGAACTCCACCACGGACCGCCCCGAGGCGGCCTCGATCACCCGGGCCGCCTTCGAGGCGACCATGGTCGGGTAGGCGATCGCGTTGATCAGGAAGGTTTCGACCCATTGCGCCTGCTCGATCGGCGCTTCGACCCTGACTAGGGGCTCGCCGGGGAAGGCGACGGTCCCCTCGGGAATCGCCCAGACGTCCCCGGCGAACCGGAGCGAACGGAGGTGGTCGAACCAGCCGTCATCGATGCCGGAGAACGAGGGATGGGCCCGGAGCCAGTTGACCTGTTCCTCCGAGAACCGCAACCGGAGTAGCCCCTCGATCGCCTGCTCCAGCCCCGCGAAGACGAGGTAGGCCCGGTTCTGCGGGAGGTTGCGGACGAACAGCTCGAACGTCGCCGGGATCTCCGCCATGCCCTCGGCCGCGTAGCCGGCCATCATGGTCAGCTCGTAGAGGTCGGTCAGCGTCCCGAGCGACTCGGGGTCCGGCCAGAGCGAAACGAACGGGGCGGCGGGCATGGGACGAGCCTCCGGTCGGGTCCGATCCACTCGAATTCGACCGGCTCACCGGGCCTCAAACAACCAGAACATCCCGGTCCCCGCCAGCCCCGACCCGGGAGGAGCACGCTGGGCGAGCCCGGAATCCGCTCTCCCGAGGTGGGGCATCGAGGCGTCGTACACCTGCTCGGGCCGGGCATCGAGCAGGGCCGCGATCGATGCGGGGTATTCCGCCTCGGGCTGTGCGAGCCCCCAGGACGAGCCCTCACGCAGGGCTCCCGACCGCTCCACCCCCATCCCCGAATCGATCACGGCGAACTCCGTGACGCCCGCCGGAGTTGAGCGGAGCGATTCGAGGTCGACGTGGGTCGAGACCGGCATCCCCGACTGCAGGAGGTAGAACCGCAGCGGCGGCCGTGCATACAGGTGGAATCGGGACACCTTCGGTCCCCCCGGTGGCGCCGTCAGGCGGAGTCGCTCCGAGAGGGTCCGGATCCCGTCGCTCCGCGCGAGCGGATCCGGGAACCAACGCACCCGGTCCGGCAAGAGCCACGGGCCGATGAACGCCATTATCACCGAGGCCACTGCGGCGACCGCGAGCGGTGCCGGTCGCCGACTCACCTCCCGAGCGACATCCAGCCCTTCGGCGTCGCCGTGGAGTTGCCGCAGGATCGAGGCGATCAGCCCGCCCGAGACGACCCAACTCGCCGCGAGCGTCGGCAGCCAGAGCCTCGCGTATGGGTGGTAAAGCGGGGTCGAGGCGGCCATCGCCAGGAACCACGTGCCCGCCAACCTGGCCGAGGGGCGACGATCTGCCAGCAGCACCGGAGACCACGCCAGCGCCGCCCACCAGGTCAGGTTCGCGGGGGCGGCGGCGATCGAGGCGGCCGCCAGGGCCAGGGCGACGACCGGGCCGGGCCGGCGGAACCGCCCCCATGATCGGGTCGATCCCCCCTGCCCGATTGCCGATCCGACCCAGGCCAGGCCGATCGAGAGTGACAGCCACGACACCACACCCCGGAGCCGACCCCCCAGCGACTGGGCCTGTGCCATGTGCTGCTGCCAGTTCGGCCACCACCCCGGAATCCCATCGACGTAGCTCCGGTGATGGGCCAACAACCCCGCGTACCCGGTCGTCCGCTCGACGAAGAGGAACCAGGGTGCGTAGACGAGCGCCGCCACCGTGGCCGAGAGCAGCCCGTACCCCAGAGCCCTCGGCGCGGAAGTCCGACCGCTCCCCGGCCGGATCGCGCCCACGCCGACCGCCGTGGCCACGATCGCCCCGACCATCCAGCCGTTGTACTTGACGAGCTGCGCCAGGCCGACGAGCAGGCCGAACCACGCCGCCCGCCTCGCCCCCGGACGCTCGAGGAACCTGGCGCCTGCGATCATCCCCAGCGACCAGCTGAGCAGGAACGTCGCATCGGTCAGCCCGGTCCGGGAGAAGACGACATGGGGTCCCGCCATCGCCGCCAGGGCGGCGGTCGCGGCCCCCGCCCCGGGACCGAAGGCGTGACGCGACATCCAGGCGAGGGCGGGGATCGTGAGCACCCCGGCCAGGATCGACACCAGGATCGCCGCGGTCCCCGAGACCCCGATCGCCGCGTAGGCCAGACCGACGAGCACCGGATAGCCGGGGGGGGCGTATGGGACGAGCCCCAGGTCGATCGCCAGCAGCCCGCCCTCGGCGAAGATCCAGGTCGCCGCCTGGGCGTAGATCCCCTCGTCGAAGTGGTCGAGCCCCAGCGTCCCCAGCCCCTTGAGCCGGAGACCGGAGCCGAGGAGGGTCATGGCGAGGACCCAGATCGTCTCCCGGCCGAAGCGTCCCGAAGGCGTGACGTTCTCCATGTCTGGCATTCTATCCCGGCGGTCGGCGGGCCGCCCGCCCCAAGTTCCACGTGGAACCGTCGACGACGTCGTGCCAGAGGTCCGATCCCCGGGAACCAGCCCACCCCGTCGTGACCCGCCCCGACGCCTCGGGTCATTGACGCCCCCCGGGCGTCTTCGTACCGTGCATCGGATCGAGGCCCGAGACCGGGCGAGCCGCATCGCTCCCGATCGAGATCCCGCCCATGGTGATGGTCCGCCTCTCCAGCGACTCCCGGATGCTCGACCACGCGCCGCCGATCGGCCACCCGGAATCCCCGGAGCGGCTGGCGACCGTAATCCGGCATCTGGAGCGGACGAGCCTCCGAGACGCCTGTCCCTCCGGGACCGTCCGCGAGGCGACGGACGAGGAACTCTTCCGGGTCCACGACGTTGGATACGTCGACTCGCTCTCCCGGTTCGAGTCGGTCGGCGGGGGCCGGATCGAGTCGGATACGTGGCTCGGCCCCGGATCCCTCCTGGCGGCGAGGCTGGCCGCCGGGGCGGCCATCGAGGCCGTCTCCGCCGTGATCGACGGGCCTCAGAAGGTCGCCTTCTGTGCCGTCAGGCCGCCGGGGCACCACGCCAGGCCCGCGGCCGCGATGGGCTTCTGCCTGTTCGGGACCGTCGCCGCCGCGGCCTCGCACGCGATCGAGAGCAGGGGGCTGGGACGGGTCCTCGTCGTCGACTGGGACGTCCACCACGGCAACGGGACCCAGGAGATGTTCTACGCCGACGGCCGAGTCGCCTTCCTCTCCCTGCACCGCCATCCGTTCTATCCCGGGACGGGGATGAAGGACGAGACGGGGACCGGCCGGGGCCTGGGATGGACCAGGAACCTGCCGACCTCATACGGCACCCCCCGTCGGGAGATCCTCGATCGGTTCGTCTCCGAGTTGAATGAACTGGCCGACGTCACCCGGCCCGAACTCGTGCTCATCAGCGCGGGGTTCGACGCGCACGCCAACGACCCCGTCGGCGACCTCGGGCTCGAGACCGAAGACTTCGAGACGCTCACGCACGCCGTCCAGGAGGTCGCCGACACCCACGCCGGGGGCCGGATCGTGAGCGTCCTCGAGGGCGGCTACCACCCGGCGACCCTGTCCCAGTGCGTCGAGGCCCATCTCCGGGCGCTGGGCGCGGACACCCCCTGAATTCACCCGAGCCGAATCGACCGACCACACCCTATTGCCTGATGGACCAAGCAGACACCCCTCCCGGCCGTCGGGTCTCCTTCGTCACCTGCATCCTGCTCGCGATGGCGGCTGGCGCCCTGCTCGGCCAGTTCGCCCACGCGGCAATCGGGCCCGATCCGACGCTGGCGGAGCGCCTTGCGGGTCGATTGCCCGGATCGATCGGCCCCGGGGTACTCCACGCCTGGCAGTCGCTCGGGCGATTCACCGCGACGCTCGGATACCTCGGAAGCCTGGTGGTCGACCTGATCAAGGGGCTGGCGGGCCCCTTGCTCTTCTTCGCCGTCGTCGACGCGTTCCTCCGGACCCGGGTCCGTGGCCGGAACGCGGCGCTGATGCTCGGCATCTCGGGGATCAATGCGGCGATCGCCGTGGTGATTGGCCTGACGCTCTCGAATGTGATCCGGCCCGGCCGATTCCTCCGGCAATCCGCCGGGTTGGGGGGGCAGGGGGATGCGGCCGACCTCGAGCGCTTCGCCGTGGGCAGCCGGCCGCTCGACTTCCTCCGAGACCTGCTCGGGTTCGTTCCGACCAACCCGGTGCAGCCGTTCCTGGAGAGCTCGATCCTCTCGATCGTGATCCTGGCCGTGCTCGGGGGCATGGCACTGCGACGGGTCAAGGACGACCAGATCCGAGACGGCCTGGAGCAGTACAGGGGGGTCGAGGATGCCGTCGCCGTCCTCTATCGGGCCATCGAAGTCGCCCTCTCCTGGGTGATCGCCCTGGTGCCGCTGGCGGTCTTCGGCGTGGTCGCCCGGACCGTGGCCGAGCAGGGGTTCGAGCCGTTCCTCGGGCTCTTCGCCTACGTCGGGGTCGCGGTCCTCGGGCTGGCGATCCAGGTGGGCATCGTCTACCAGGCGTGGGTGATCCTCGCGGCGAGGATGTCAGTCCGCCAATTCTGGTCCGGGGCGAAGGAGGCGGTCGCCTATGCCCTGGGGGCGAGCAGCAGCCTGGCGACGCTCCCGGTCACGCTCCGGTGCCTCGACCGCATGGGGGCCTCGCCGACCGCCGCCCGGCTCTCGGCCTGCGTGGGGACGAATTTCAACAACGACGGCATCCTGCTCTACGAGGCGATGGCCGTCCTGTTCGTCGCGCAGGCGTATGGGCTGGACCTCTCGATCGGTCAACAGCTGGTCGCGGCGCTCTCGTGCGTCGTGGCCGGGATCGGGATCGCGGGCGTGCCGGAGGCGGGGCTGATCTCGCTCGCCCTGGTGCTCTCGACGGTCGGCCTGCCGCTGGAGTTGCTCCCGCTGCTGCTGACGGTCGACTGGGCCCTCTCTCGGTGCCGGGCGATGACCAACGTCGTCGCCGATATCCTCGTCGCCGTCCTGCTGGATCGGATCGGCGTGGAGTCCGAGGAACCGGCCACCCTCGACACCTCGACCGCCCCGCCCGAGTCGGCAAGGCTCGTGGGGCGGCCTCCCGCCACTCCCGGCGGGGACCGCCCCTGAGTATTCACGCTTCCTGGAACGACCCCGACGGGACTCGAACCCGTGTTACAGGTGTGAAAGACCTGTGTCCTAACCACTAGACGACGGGGCCGGGCTCGGCAGAACCCATTATGGGAAGATTCCCTCCCCGGTCAAGCGGTCCTGGGAATGCGGGTTTCCTAGTGCGGATCACCGCCCCGGACGCTTGAAATAGGGTCGACCGGCGCGGTATGGTCACACTCCCATCACGCGGCGCCCCCTCGAACCAGGACCGACCCACGATGAAACGCATCCTGATCCTGACCGGCGACGCCGGAGAGGCCCAGGAAATCTATTACGCCAAGTTCCGCCTCGAGGAGGAGGGCTGGCGCGTGGAGATCATCGCCCCGGAGCGTCGCAGCTTCCTCTCGGTCGTGCATGACTTCGAGCCGGGATTCGACACCTACACGGAGAAGCCCGGATACCGGGTCTCGGCCGACCTAGGGCTCGAAGAGTGCGATCCCACCGGCTACGACGGGCTGGTGCTCCCGGGAGGCCGGGCGCCGGAGTACCTCCGGAACAAACCGAAGGCGGTCGCCATCGTCGCGCACTTCCTGGAGGCCGGCAAGCCGATCGCGGCGAACTGCCACGGCCCCTTGCTCCTCTTCGCCGCCGGCTACGGCGAGGGCCGGACGTTGACCTGCTATCCCGACCTTGCCCCCGACGTCCGATCGGCGGGAGGTGAGTTCGTCGACCGGGACGTGGTCGTCTCCGGTCCAGTGGTGTCCGTACGGGGATGGTCGGACAATGGGCCCTGGATGCGAGAGTTCGTCCGTGTCCTCAAGGCGAGGTGACGCTGAGGGGAGTTGCCCCACACGGGGCGACTCAAATCAGTCGTCCTCGTAAAGCCGGGAGGCGGGCCGGTGTTCAGCCTGATTCTGGATCGCCTCGTAGACCTCTCGCCGATGGACGCTCACGTCCTTGGGCGCCTCGATCCCGAGGCGGACCTTGTCGCCTCGAATCTCGACCACCGTCACGACGATGTGGTCATTGATGATGATGCTCTCGTTCTTCTTCCGGGAAAGGACCAGCATCGCCAACCCTCATTGCGGTTCCGCGTCATGGGTGATCGTCAGTGACCGGGTTGGGATGAGCCCACGGCGCGGCTGTGATCGGGCGTTCACAGCCGGAAAGGGACAGACCCTCTCTCCGTGCCAGCTATCCGATAAACTGTAGCTGGAGGGGATGGGAAGGTCAAGCAGTTGCGCCGGATCCGCAGCCGACGCAGGTTCACACCGGGGCGTCGTCGGAGTACCGGCGGTAGAGGGCCCCCAGGCCCAGTTCGTTGATCTCCTCCTCGATTTCGTCCGGGGTCGGGTTGGCCATCCCCTCGCGAAGCTCCTGGATCAGTAACTCCAGGAACTTCGCCCGGGCCCGCTGGAGCGTCTTTCGGAACGCCTCGGGGGTGAGATGTTCGCCCGTCCGCCTCGCGAGTTCTTCGGTCAACTCGTCGATCGAGGCTTCGGGGGAGGACATTCGCAAATTCAGGACCCGGGCGTACCGGTTCTTCGGGGTGCTCGCCTCGTAGGTCTCCAACCGGGAGATCACGCGGTTGATGACGACCTCCCTCCAGACCCGGTCGTACTCCAGGTCCGGGACGTTCGGGTCGGAGAGGTCGCCGGGCGGCAGCGGCTGGAGCTTCCGACCCCGGAAGTGGTCGATGATCAGGCGGTGCAGGACGGTGCGGAGGTAGTCCCGGAAGCGGCCCTTGGAGTTGTCCGCCCCGGCCAGCTTGTGGTTGAGCAGCTTGATCCAGAATTCCTGGAGCACTTCATCGGCGAGGTTGCGGTCCCGGAGCTTGAGGCGGAGGTAGCGCTCCACGGCATCGTGATAGCGGCCGATCAGGTCCCGCATCGCCGCCTGGCCTTCAGGCCCGGGCTCGTGGGCCGATCGGACCAGACGCCAGTCGGTCTGGAGTTCGGTCAGCCGGTCGGTGGTCGCGTGGTCTGGCGTCACCGGTGGGTCGTCCTCCGAACCTTTCATCGACGCGACTCGGGTCGATCCGGGTGATGGGGGCTGCTCGACGGCGGCAGGATGGGCGTGGAGCCGGCCGGCCGGGTCGCTCGGCCCTGGTTCCACGTGGAACGGGGACCGGCCCGAGTGGCTCCCGGTCCCGCCTCAATCGGTCCCATCCCCTCCATTGGTGAGCTTACGCTACGATCGGGCCCGTGGAAACGGCCGACCGCTGCATTCAGCGCGCCCGGCAGGATTCGAACCTGCGACCAGCGGTTTAGAAGACCGCTGCTCTATCCGGCTGAGCTACGGGCGCCCCGGGAGAGAAGGGGTCGGGGTCGGGGCCGACGGGTCGGAATCGTGGCAATACGCCCGGCAGGATTCGAACCTGCGGCCTGCGGTTTAGGAAACCGCCGCTCTATCCTCCTGAGCTACGGGCGCATCGGGTCGGTGGCAGCGGTGATTGTCGCCGGGAGGGGGGCCACTGTCAACGGATTGGACCCGGGCCTCCACCTGCCGGTTCGGCACTTGACCGGGCGAGGACCCGGGCCGATGCTGTGCGGGCGGGCCCGATCGGGTCGCACGAGGGGGCAGGGGGAAGCTGGCGTGATCGCCGGCCGGAGGTGCCGATGATGGAGTCTCGCGTCGCGGTCGTCACCGGGGGGGGGCGGGGGATCGGCCGGGGGATCGTCTCGTCCCTCGCGGCCGACGGACTCGCCGTGGTCGTCAATTATCGCTCGGACGCCTCGGCCGCTGAGGAGGCGTGTCGGCTCGCCGAGTCGGCGGGTTCCCCGAAGGCGATGGCCGTTCGGGCCGATGTGGCGGACCTGGACCAGGGACGGGCCCTGATCGATCGCACCCTCGAGGCCTTCGGGCGGCTCGACCTGCTGGTCAACAACGCCGGTGTCGCACCCGATCGACGCCTCGACATTCTGGAGACCACCCCGGAGAGCTGGGACCGCGTCCTGGGGATCAACCTCCGGGGGCCATTCTTCCTCTCGCAGTACGCGGCCTCGGCCATGCTCGATCGGGCCCTCCCGGGAGGCCCGGTGCCGCCGACCATCGTCTTCGTCACCTCGATCTCCAGCGAATTCGCCAGCGTCAACCGGCCGGAATATTGCGTCTCGAAGGCGGGGATGAGCATGGTCGCCCAGCTCTTCGCGGCGCGGTTGGCGGAGCAGGGGGTCCGGGTCTACGAGGTCCGTCCGGGGATCATCGCCACCGACATGACGGCAGGGGTTCGGGAGGCGTATGATCTCCGGATCGCCGACGGGCTGAGCCCGATCCGACGATGGGGGACCCCCGAGGACGTCGGCAAGGCCGTGTCGGCGGTCGCCTCCGGCTTGCTTGGCTTTTCCACCGGCCAGGTGCTCTACGTCGACGGCGGGTTGAACCTGCGGAGGCTCTGACCCCACGGGCGTCCTTTGCTTCTCGGGGGGCATGGCCTAGAATAGTGATGGTCGACCGCGTCCGGGGCGGCGAGCCGAGCGACCTCCGTCCGTCGGTCGTCAGCGGATCCCCGCTCGCCCTGGTGTCCGGACGGGATCGGACTTCCCATGGATGAGATCATCCCGACACAGACGACCCAGACCGTCACGCGGCTGGGGAGCTATCGACTCGTCGAGCCGCTCGGCTCGGGGGGGATGAGCTCGGTCTTCCGGGCGGTCCACATCGACAGCGGGTACGAGGTCGCCCTCAAGGTCCTGCCCCGCTACCTCGCCAAGAATCCGACCCTCCTGCAGCGGTTCCTCCGAGAGGCCCAGAGTGCGGAGGCGCTGGAGCACCAGAACATCGTCTCGATCTACGATCGGGGGTCGGAGAGCGGCCGGCACTACCTGGTGCTCGAATATGTCGAGGGCTCGGACCTGCACGACCGGGTCCGCCGATTCGGCCCGATGGAAGTGCCCGAGGCGATGAGGGTCGTCCGAGAGGCGGCGCTCGGGCTCCGGTACGCCTGGAGCAAGGGGGTCGTCCACCGGGATATCAAGCCGGCCAACATCCTGATGGCCCGCGACGGCGCGGTCAAGTTGATCGACCTGGGCCTGGCCCTCCAGAGCGAGGCGGAGGACGAACGCGTCACCCGGCACGGCACGACCGTCGGCACCGTGGACTACATGGCCCCCGAGCAGGCCAGGGACAGCCGGGGGGCCAACGAGCGGAGCGACATGTACTCCCTCGGGTGCACCTCGTATTACCTCTTGACCGGCTTCCCCCCGTTCCCCGGCGGGCACATCGCCGACAAGCTCCGGCGCCACGCGACCCAGCCAGTCCCGGACGTCCGCCAGCTCCGGCCGGACGTCCCCCGGGCCGTCGCCAAGCTCATCCAGCGATTGATGGCCAAGAAGCCCGGCGACCGATTCGCCAGCTACGACGCCCTGCTCGAGGAGCTCGACCGGCTGGAGGTCGAGGACTCGGACGAGGGGACCGGCTCGTTCGAATTCGCCCTGATCGCCGACGAGGACGAGTCCGCCGACTTCGACCTCGGGGAAGGCGCCCGGCTCATCGAGGCCCCCTCGACCCGGGACGTCCCCCCGGTGGCCGATCCCCCCTTCGGGGCCGACATCCAGGCCCCGTCGACCGCCTCCTACCCCCCGACCCGGTTGCCGAGGCCGGAGCCCACGTCCCGGCCCGAGCCCGAGCCCGAGGTGAGGCTTTCGGAGCTGGCCGACCTCCTCTCGGACGAGGAAGAACCGGCCCCCCGACACCGATCGGGCCCGTCGGGCCCGGCGGGGCCTCCCCCAGAGCCGCTCCGCCGGGGTCGAGGCGCCGCGAGGCCCCGAGTTGCGGCGGACGACGCGTTCGACCCGTTCTCCGATCTCGACGAGGATCACCCCCCGGCCGGATCGGCCGCGATCGGTTCCCGGCGATCCTACGGTCAGGAGGCATCGGTCCAGGCCTGGGTGATCGGCGGGGCCGTCGTGGGCCTGGTGGTCGCCCTTCTCGGCTTCGCGATCATCAGCTTGATTCGCATGGACTGGGCCGGCGGCCCTGTCGCGGATGACGGCCCGGAGGTCCGGTCGGGGACGCTGGTCGAACCGTCCCTCGGGATCGACCGAACCGGGGGGACCGGTGACGTAGGGAGGCCGTCCATGACCCACGGCCCCCCGCTCGTCGGCTGAGCTGACGACGCCGGAGGCCGGATCCGGCGTGGATCGCCCATCCCCGGGGCGGAGGCTCCTCGTTGCCCGACCGACGATCCGCCATCCGACTGCTCGTCCCGCTGGTCCTGCCGCTTTGCGGGATCACACGGTTTGGGCTCGCCGACGAATCCACCGCGAGGCCGCCAGTCACCGTCACGGGCGCGTGCGTCCCGAGGCCGCCGGTGGTGATCCCCTACGCGCCGCGGGTCGTGCTGCTCCCCTCAACGGGCGGCCTCGTCCCCTACGCCCCCCCCATCTTCGTCACCCCGGGCCGCGGCGGACCATGGGTCACGATCCCCCCGGCGTTCCCTGCGCCGCCGGTCGTCCCCTTGCCGATCGGGGCGTCGCCGGTCCTGTTCCCCTTCCCAGCAGCCCCGATCCCGGGGGACCCGGGGCAGGGGGGGGGGATCCCGGCCGAGCGGCCCCGAGCCGGAGATGGCCCTGATCCCAGGGATGCGGGGCGGGCCGCCGAGTTGCTGACCTTCGGTGACCGGAACTTTCGGGCCGCCGACCTGCGTCGCGCCGACCGTCGCTATCGTCAGGCGATGCGCGCCGCCCCGCTCTCGGCCCCCCCGAGGGCCCGCCTCGCCCAGGTCGCCTTCGTCCGGGGCGAGTACCGGGAGGCCGCCGACCGACTCCGGGAGGCGATCGCCGCGGATCCCCGATGGCTGCTCCGCGCCCGCGACGTCCAGGCCCTCCACGCCGAACCGGCCGACTTCCACGACGCCCTCGCCTCCCTGGAGGCCCACCTCCAGGCCGAGCCCGACGACCGCGACGCCTGGCTCGTCCTCGGCACCCAATTGCTCCTGTCCGACCGGATTGACCGGGCCGCCGACGTAGTGCTCCGCCTCGACGACCGCCGGTCCGACGCCTTGCTGGCCGCGCTCCGGGAGGCCAGCGGCGTCGATCGCTGATCGAGGATCCGGCCCGACCCCGCCCGAACACCGACCGGGACGACGCCCCATGCACGCCGCCGCCCGCTACTACGCCGCCGCCTGCCAGACGGATCTCCCCTGCTCCCGATCCCGGGACGAACTTCCCGGTCGGGTCGACCGGCTCCTCGGGATGGTCGACGCCGCCGTCGTCGGCTACCGCCCCTTCTTCGACGTCCGGCTCGTCGTCTTCCCCGAGTTCTCCCACGCGGCGCCGATCTA carries:
- a CDS encoding RNA polymerase sigma factor; translation: MTPDHATTDRLTELQTDWRLVRSAHEPGPEGQAAMRDLIGRYHDAVERYLRLKLRDRNLADEVLQEFWIKLLNHKLAGADNSKGRFRDYLRTVLHRLIIDHFRGRKLQPLPPGDLSDPNVPDLEYDRVWREVVINRVISRLETYEASTPKNRYARVLNLRMSSPEASIDELTEELARRTGEHLTPEAFRKTLQRARAKFLELLIQELREGMANPTPDEIEEEINELGLGALYRRYSDDAPV
- a CDS encoding 3-ketoacyl-ACP reductase, with amino-acid sequence MMESRVAVVTGGGRGIGRGIVSSLAADGLAVVVNYRSDASAAEEACRLAESAGSPKAMAVRADVADLDQGRALIDRTLEAFGRLDLLVNNAGVAPDRRLDILETTPESWDRVLGINLRGPFFLSQYAASAMLDRALPGGPVPPTIVFVTSISSEFASVNRPEYCVSKAGMSMVAQLFAARLAEQGVRVYEVRPGIIATDMTAGVREAYDLRIADGLSPIRRWGTPEDVGKAVSAVASGLLGFSTGQVLYVDGGLNLRRL
- a CDS encoding serine/threonine-protein kinase, which translates into the protein MDEIIPTQTTQTVTRLGSYRLVEPLGSGGMSSVFRAVHIDSGYEVALKVLPRYLAKNPTLLQRFLREAQSAEALEHQNIVSIYDRGSESGRHYLVLEYVEGSDLHDRVRRFGPMEVPEAMRVVREAALGLRYAWSKGVVHRDIKPANILMARDGAVKLIDLGLALQSEAEDERVTRHGTTVGTVDYMAPEQARDSRGANERSDMYSLGCTSYYLLTGFPPFPGGHIADKLRRHATQPVPDVRQLRPDVPRAVAKLIQRLMAKKPGDRFASYDALLEELDRLEVEDSDEGTGSFEFALIADEDESADFDLGEGARLIEAPSTRDVPPVADPPFGADIQAPSTASYPPTRLPRPEPTSRPEPEPEVRLSELADLLSDEEEPAPRHRSGPSGPAGPPPEPLRRGRGAARPRVAADDAFDPFSDLDEDHPPAGSAAIGSRRSYGQEASVQAWVIGGAVVGLVVALLGFAIISLIRMDWAGGPVADDGPEVRSGTLVEPSLGIDRTGGTGDVGRPSMTHGPPLVG
- a CDS encoding tetratricopeptide repeat protein, whose translation is MPDRRSAIRLLVPLVLPLCGITRFGLADESTARPPVTVTGACVPRPPVVIPYAPRVVLLPSTGGLVPYAPPIFVTPGRGGPWVTIPPAFPAPPVVPLPIGASPVLFPFPAAPIPGDPGQGGGIPAERPRAGDGPDPRDAGRAAELLTFGDRNFRAADLRRADRRYRQAMRAAPLSAPPRARLAQVAFVRGEYREAADRLREAIAADPRWLLRARDVQALHAEPADFHDALASLEAHLQAEPDDRDAWLVLGTQLLLSDRIDRAADVVLRLDDRRSDALLAALREASGVDR